The following proteins are co-located in the Oncorhynchus gorbuscha isolate QuinsamMale2020 ecotype Even-year linkage group LG22, OgorEven_v1.0, whole genome shotgun sequence genome:
- the LOC124010203 gene encoding insulin-like growth factor-binding protein 1 isoform X1 yields the protein MENQQQYHLEPIQEEEEEDEEEEKKEQVVDDQEEEPPLKVWRPSRQSRSLDQSSAAQVEIYNLSLPYPNITQTTSDLGEITPPGFTLPSERRAKADGEVDGVHSEVERQLTINRTVKQTSHTRRRLSWSSSDDELPTPQRPQKRRWKDELPPPQKKRGPRGRRKVPTAEKLDECPAISPDCKQVLREPGCGCCMACALEKGASCGVYTAHCAQGLKCSPRAGDPRPLHSLTRGQAICTEDQGQEKVEGVPDHSSLAYFLGLNTPFDTKNEGAQESIKAKVNTIRKKLVEQGPCHIELHAALDKITSSQQELGEKFTNFYLPNCDKHGFYKAKQCESSLVGPHARCWCVSSWNGKKILGSNYLPGLECQLEL from the exons CATCTAGAACCTatccaggaagaggaggaggaggatgaggaggaagagaaaaaAGAGCAGGTGGTGGATGATCAGGAGGAAGAGCCTCCACTAAAGGTATGGAGGCCAAGCCGGCAGTCTCGTTCTCTGGACCAGAGTAGTGCTGCACAGGTGGAGATCTACAATCTCTCTCTACCATATCCAAATATCACCCAGACCACTAGTGACCTTGGGGAGATTACCCCACCAGGGTTCACACTCCCTAGTGAACGCAGAGCAAAGGCTGATGGGGAAGTGGATGGCGTTCATTCGGAAGTAGAG CGCCAGCTAACCATCAAcagaacagtgaaacaaacatCTCATACAAGGAGGAGACTCTCCTGGTCATCGTCAGATGATGAGCTACCAACACCACAACGACCACAGAAGAGGAGATGGAAGGACGAGCTACCACCACCACAGAAGAAGAGGGGGCCTAGGGGACGGAGAAAGGTGCCAACTGCA GAGAAGCTGGATGAATGCCCGGCCATCTCCCCAGACTGTAAGCAGGTTCTAAGGGAGCCAGGCTGTGGCTGCTGCATGGCATGTGCCCTGGAGAAGGGGGCCTCCTGTGGGGTATACACAGCCCACTGTGCTCAGGGGTTAAAATGCAGCCCAAGAGCTGGGGATCCTAGACCCCTCCACTCCCTAACCAGAGGACAGGCCATCTGCACTGAGGACCAGGGACAAG AGAAAGTAGAAGGGGTGCCAGACCACAGCTCCCTAGCCTACTTCCTGGGACTCAACACCCCCTTTGACACCAAAAATGAGGGGGCTCAGGAGAGCATCAAGGCCAAGGTCAACACCATCCGCAAGAAACTGGTGGAACAG GGTCCCTGCCACATTGAGCTGCATGCAGCTCTGGACAAGATAACCAGCTCTCAGCAGGAACTAGGAGAGAAGTTCACCAACTTCTACCTTCCCAACTGTGACAAACATGGCTTCTACAAGGCCAAGCAG tgtGAGTCGTCTCTGGTGGGACCCcatgccaggtgttggtgtgtgtcctcCTGGAATGGGAAGAAGATTCTGGGGTCCAATTATCTACCCGGCTTGGAGTGCCAGCTGGAGCTCTAA
- the LOC124010203 gene encoding insulin-like growth factor-binding protein 1 isoform X3 — protein sequence MLGLYKKLTLLAATSLSLLTTLAQSSPVVGPEPIRCAPCTQEKLDECPAISPDCKQVLREPGCGCCMACALEKGASCGVYTAHCAQGLKCSPRAGDPRPLHSLTRGQAICTEDQGQEKVEGVPDHSSLAYFLGLNTPFDTKNEGAQESIKAKVNTIRKKLVEQGPCHIELHAALDKITSSQQELGEKFTNFYLPNCDKHGFYKAKQCESSLVGPHARCWCVSSWNGKKILGSNYLPGLECQLEL from the exons ATGCTTGGATTATATAAGAAGTTGACACTGCTGGCAGCGACGTCATTGTCCCTCCTGACCACTCTTGCCCAGTCTTCCCCTGTGGTGGGCCCAGAGCCTATTCGCTGTGCCCCCTGTACCCAGGAGAAGCTGGATGAATGCCCGGCCATCTCCCCAGACTGTAAGCAGGTTCTAAGGGAGCCAGGCTGTGGCTGCTGCATGGCATGTGCCCTGGAGAAGGGGGCCTCCTGTGGGGTATACACAGCCCACTGTGCTCAGGGGTTAAAATGCAGCCCAAGAGCTGGGGATCCTAGACCCCTCCACTCCCTAACCAGAGGACAGGCCATCTGCACTGAGGACCAGGGACAAG AGAAAGTAGAAGGGGTGCCAGACCACAGCTCCCTAGCCTACTTCCTGGGACTCAACACCCCCTTTGACACCAAAAATGAGGGGGCTCAGGAGAGCATCAAGGCCAAGGTCAACACCATCCGCAAGAAACTGGTGGAACAG GGTCCCTGCCACATTGAGCTGCATGCAGCTCTGGACAAGATAACCAGCTCTCAGCAGGAACTAGGAGAGAAGTTCACCAACTTCTACCTTCCCAACTGTGACAAACATGGCTTCTACAAGGCCAAGCAG tgtGAGTCGTCTCTGGTGGGACCCcatgccaggtgttggtgtgtgtcctcCTGGAATGGGAAGAAGATTCTGGGGTCCAATTATCTACCCGGCTTGGAGTGCCAGCTGGAGCTCTAA
- the LOC124010203 gene encoding insulin-like growth factor-binding protein 1 isoform X2 has product MENQQQYEEEEEDEEEEKKEQVVDDQEEEPPLKVWRPSRQSRSLDQSSAAQVEIYNLSLPYPNITQTTSDLGEITPPGFTLPSERRAKADGEVDGVHSEVERQLTINRTVKQTSHTRRRLSWSSSDDELPTPQRPQKRRWKDELPPPQKKRGPRGRRKVPTAEKLDECPAISPDCKQVLREPGCGCCMACALEKGASCGVYTAHCAQGLKCSPRAGDPRPLHSLTRGQAICTEDQGQEKVEGVPDHSSLAYFLGLNTPFDTKNEGAQESIKAKVNTIRKKLVEQGPCHIELHAALDKITSSQQELGEKFTNFYLPNCDKHGFYKAKQCESSLVGPHARCWCVSSWNGKKILGSNYLPGLECQLEL; this is encoded by the exons gaagaggaggaggaggatgaggaggaagagaaaaaAGAGCAGGTGGTGGATGATCAGGAGGAAGAGCCTCCACTAAAGGTATGGAGGCCAAGCCGGCAGTCTCGTTCTCTGGACCAGAGTAGTGCTGCACAGGTGGAGATCTACAATCTCTCTCTACCATATCCAAATATCACCCAGACCACTAGTGACCTTGGGGAGATTACCCCACCAGGGTTCACACTCCCTAGTGAACGCAGAGCAAAGGCTGATGGGGAAGTGGATGGCGTTCATTCGGAAGTAGAG CGCCAGCTAACCATCAAcagaacagtgaaacaaacatCTCATACAAGGAGGAGACTCTCCTGGTCATCGTCAGATGATGAGCTACCAACACCACAACGACCACAGAAGAGGAGATGGAAGGACGAGCTACCACCACCACAGAAGAAGAGGGGGCCTAGGGGACGGAGAAAGGTGCCAACTGCA GAGAAGCTGGATGAATGCCCGGCCATCTCCCCAGACTGTAAGCAGGTTCTAAGGGAGCCAGGCTGTGGCTGCTGCATGGCATGTGCCCTGGAGAAGGGGGCCTCCTGTGGGGTATACACAGCCCACTGTGCTCAGGGGTTAAAATGCAGCCCAAGAGCTGGGGATCCTAGACCCCTCCACTCCCTAACCAGAGGACAGGCCATCTGCACTGAGGACCAGGGACAAG AGAAAGTAGAAGGGGTGCCAGACCACAGCTCCCTAGCCTACTTCCTGGGACTCAACACCCCCTTTGACACCAAAAATGAGGGGGCTCAGGAGAGCATCAAGGCCAAGGTCAACACCATCCGCAAGAAACTGGTGGAACAG GGTCCCTGCCACATTGAGCTGCATGCAGCTCTGGACAAGATAACCAGCTCTCAGCAGGAACTAGGAGAGAAGTTCACCAACTTCTACCTTCCCAACTGTGACAAACATGGCTTCTACAAGGCCAAGCAG tgtGAGTCGTCTCTGGTGGGACCCcatgccaggtgttggtgtgtgtcctcCTGGAATGGGAAGAAGATTCTGGGGTCCAATTATCTACCCGGCTTGGAGTGCCAGCTGGAGCTCTAA